The genomic DNA TTTGCCAGCGTGATCATTTTTTCGGCGAGAGGGCGCAGCATACGCGCCTTGGCTTCTGTCGTGATCACTTTTTCGTAACAAATCAAGTCGGCGACCATGTTTCGGCGCAGCGCTTTGCGCTGTTTTGTGTTCCGGCCTAGCCGACGACCATGCACTTTGTGTCGCATTGTTTACCTCTTCAAAACAGAATTCTTTGGAGCATGTGCCCGACGGATGAGTCAATCCACATCAGCGGGGGTGTCAGACGGGGACAGGAAGCCTTTCGCCTGCAATTGCTGCTCCAGTTCGTCGAGCGATTTCTCACCGAAGTTACGAATGGCCAGCATGGTTTCCGGGCCGCGTTCCAGCATTTCCAACAATTCGCCGACTTTGGTGATACCGGTCCGCTTCAGGGAGTTGAAAACGCGCACACTGAGGTCCAGTTGTTCGATGGGCGTGTCGTAAATTTCGTTGGGTATGCTTTCTTCTTCTTCTTCTTCCTCTTCAGGAATGAGGGTGTCTTCGCTAATGCCGGCAAACGGGCGAATCTGTTGAATTAAAATTTGCGCCGCCTGTGCCAGTGCATCTTCAGGCTTGAGTGTGCCATCCGTCCAAACCTTGATCGTCAGGCGGTCGTAGTCCGCGGCTTGCCCATGGCGGGTTTTCTCCACGTCATAGGTGACACGTACCACCGGGCTGAATAGGGCATCTACCGGAAGTTCGCCAATCGGCAGGCGTAGGCGGTCTTCCGCGGGCGAGTAGCCACGCCCCGT from Ardenticatenales bacterium includes the following:
- a CDS encoding DNA-directed RNA polymerase subunit alpha, which codes for MSNLILPKIESTAMSAKFGQFVVGPLERGYGTTLGNALRRVLLASLPGAAVTSIRVNDVPHEFSAIPHVREDMMHLILNVKQLRLKLHGVDSARLRLEVRGAGTVTAADLHAPADVEVINPDLYLFTVDSDEAFLEVEMTVETGRGYSPAEDRLRLPIGELPVDALFSPVVRVTYDVEKTRHGQAADYDRLTIKVWTDGTLKPEDALAQAAQILIQQIRPFAGISEDTLIPEEEEEEEESIPNEIYDTPIEQLDLSVRVFNSLKRTGITKVGELLEMLERGPETMLAIRNFGEKSLDELEQQLQAKGFLSPSDTPADVD